Within Candidatus Auribacterota bacterium, the genomic segment CCAAACGCGGCGGCCTCCATAGGCGTCGCCGCGCGACGAGTCTGATCCATGACCGCGGCGCCGTTGCCAAGCTATTCAAGGAGCTGGGGCCGCGGTACGCTCAGAGGAGCGGCGGCTATACTCGAATTGTGAAAGCCTCATTCCGAAGAGGAGATGGCGCTCCCATGGCCATCTGTGAACTGGTTGACACCACAAAACCGGTCAGGGTGAGGAAACCCAAAAAAGAGGAAGGGCGGAAGCCCAAGACGTGAGCAGGTGCCCCGGATGCCGGCGCACATGCGCACTGCCGCTCTCGCCCTTTTTGATTCGCCGCGTACCCCGCAGGAAGTGATTCCTCATCCCCCTCTCCACAACGCCATGCGCAAGAGAACAAGAGCAGCCAGCAGGGAGTTGAGCCACGTTGACCGTGAGGGGAGGGTATCCATGGTGGATATCAGCCGCAAATCCGACACCTTCCGTGAGGCGGTCGCGCGCGGCCGGGTGACACTCGCGCCGCATACGCTCTCCCTTATCACGCGTGATAAAATCCCCAAGGGGAATGTGTTCAATACCGCGCGGCTCGCGGGCATCATGGCTGCCAAGCGCGTCGACTGTGTGATCCCGCTCTGCCATTCGCTCTGCCTCACGCACATCTCCATCGGTTTCGAGACGCGCGTCCGGAATAGACGCGCGCGCATCGATATCGAGGCGGCCGCACGCCTCGTCGGCAAGACCGGGGTGGAAATGGAGGTCCTCGCGGCGGTGAGCGTGGCGGCGCTGACGATATACGACATGTGTAAAACAGTAGATAAATCGATGAAGATTTCTGAAATTCGCCTTGTCAGCAAAACGGGAGGACGTTCTGATAAAACCCGAAACTCGAAACCCGAAACTCGAAACAAACTCAAAATCACAAACCAGAAGTATTAAGTGTTTTTGATTTCGAGTTTTGGATTTGTTTCGTGTTTAGAGTTTGGGATTTCGGATTTATCGTTATGGGTCATATCAAATCAATCAATATCAGCACGACCAAGGGTGGGCCGAAGAGTCCGGTTTCACAAGCTATGCTGATCGTTGACAGGGGTATCGAAGGGGATGCGCATAGTGGGCCGGGTGAAAAGCAGGTGAGCCTGCTTGCGTGGGAGCGTACGCTCGCCATGCGCGCGAAGGGCGCAGCGATCTGGTATGGCTCATTCGGGGAGAATATCACCACTGTCGGAATCGATCTCAGGAGCCTGAGGGTTGGGGACAGGTTGAAATTGGGGGAGCACGGCATCGTGGAGGTCACCGAACTCGGGAAGAAATGCCCCGCACCGTGCGCGATTTTCCGCAAGGTCGGCTCCTGCATCATGCCCGAGGAAGGCGTTTTTTCCCGGGTGACGAGGGGGGGTGTCATCAGGGTGGCGGATTCTGTTGATCTGGTCCCGCCATAAAGGGGTCAGGTCTACGCGTTACTATTAATCAGGGGGCACACTGTTGATGCGATCGAGGCGCGAAGGGGGCGGAAACGCGAGCGCGATCAGGGTGGGCGTCGTGGTGGTGAGCGATAAGGCGGCGGCGGGCCTGCGGAGGGACGGTTGCGTCGGGGCATTGGAGAAGGTGCTTCCGCCGGCGGATGCTGCGATTGCCGCGCACACGATCGTCCCCGATGAGATAGGAGCGATTCAGGAAGCCGTGCAACAGATGACAGACGGTGAGGGGCTCGACGTCGTACTCACGGCGGGGGGGACGGGGATCGGCCCGCGTGATGTCACGCCGGAAGCGATTCTTCCACTCATCGATAGAGCGATACCCGGGATCGCTGAGCTGATGCGCCGTCAAGGGTTTGAGATGACACCGAATGCCATTCTCAGTCGCTCGGTCGCGGGTACCCGCGGGCGGGCGCTCCTCATCGCGCTGCCTGGCAGCCCGCGCGGTGCGGCGGAGTGCCTCTCGTCGGTATGGCCGGCGATCCCCCACGCGCTGGCGCTCCTCCGTGGAGAGGCCACGGAATGCGCGCGGAAAGTAAAAAGTCAAAAGCAAAAAGGCAAAACCAAAAGTTAAAGCCCAAAACTATTTTTATATTTTGAATTTTGAATTGTAGTTTTGACTTTTGCGTTTTTACTTTTGCCTTACGATTGTTTGGGATTTTTGATTTGGGATTTAATATATGGTCAATATCTCAATGAATAGAGCCGTGCACCTCGCGCGGCGGGACGCTCACTACCGATGCTGCATAGAGCTGCTCGAGGCGCGGCGCGCAGATGCCTCGATCTTGAAACGCCGGGGCAGGATCGAAGAGATCCTGAAGCGTCTCAGCGAGGCGCGCTATGAGGCGATCTGCGCCTTGAGGGGGAACAGGGGCTGGCGCAGCGAAAATATATTTGTGAAGTACCTTGATCTCATCTATGACGCGGCGCAGGCAGCTCAGGTCATGATACAGCACGAGGCGCTGCTCAAGGCGGATAAGAGTTTTCTAAAACGGCTCCTCGGCGTGGGGACGGCGAGGCTCGCTCAGTTTGAGGATCGCCACAGGAGCATGGAGGGGGAAATCCTCGACGGGATAACCGTGCTCGTCATGTACGCGAGCTCGACCTACAGCGAACTCAAGAAGGCTAACATTAACTCGCTCTCCCCGAATGAGAAGGCGCGCTACCGGATTGCCTATAACGCCGTTCACCCGGGAGAGTGACGGAGCGGGGCGATCGTTTTTCACAATGAAAAAAAATAAATCCGCCGAACAGATTGTCTGCAGCATTATCGCGCGTGATCGGCGATATACCTTCGATGCGTACCAGTTCGTTTTAGAAGCCCTGGATTACACGTACCGCATGGTGAAGAAGCGGAGGCATGTCGCCGGCAGGGAGCTCCTGGAAGGGGTGCGTCGCTACGCCCTTGAGCGGTACGGCCCCATGGCGAGAACTGTCCTTGAACACTGCGGCATCCGAAGATGCGAAGATGTGGGAGAGGTGGTATTCAACCTTGTTGATAATGGCTTGCTCAATAAAACGGAGGAGGACAGCAGGGACGATTTTAAGGGGGGGTACGATTTCAAGGAGGCATTTGACGGGGTGTTTGATAGCTGATGGTCCGAGAGTAAATCCTGAGTGTGGGAGAGGGGAGATAGAGATATGAAGAACACGAATGATGCAATTCACGAGGCGCGGTTTCTCTCGCTCGTCCTGAGCCTCTACAACTCTGCCTGGATCGCCATGGGCAAGATCGCCAGCCCCGTGACGGGCAAGGTGGAGAAGGATCTTGAAGCAGCGCGGGGGAGCATCGATCTCCTGGAGACCCTGAAGGTGAAGACAAAGGGGAATGTCTCGCTCGAGGAGGATCGGATACTCGTCAATTGCCTGAACACGCTCCAGCTGAACTTCGTTGAGGAGAGCAGCCGCAGGGAAGAGAAGCCTGCGGCAGAGGAGACGGCAAGCTCCCGGGATGAGGATGCGAAGCCTCCCCCGGAAGATAAAGTTCCACAGGGGTGAACGCAGAGGGGGTAGGCATGCTTCGAGATGGCCGGGAATGGGCGAGTCTGAAGCGCGCGAAGCGCTGCCTCGGGTGCGGGCATGATTTCGCAGGCGGGGAGGATTACTTCTCGATGATCTTCATGGGAGGTGAAGCGATCACCCGGGAGGATTACTGCGCCTCATGCTGGGAGCAGGTGGAGCCGGGGAAGCGCGAACGATATATCTCTTACTGGCAGGGGAGGTATAAGGCCGAGCCGCCGAAGCAGCGGGAAGAGCCGATTGCGAAGAGCACGGTCGAGCGTTTGCTCCGGAAATACCTGAACGCTCAGGAGCCGTCCCACGTGAACTTCCGCTACATCCTCGCGCTGATGATGGAGCGCAAGAAGAGGCTCGTCCCCCGGGACAAGGTGATCGAGCCTGGGACAGGCAGGAAAATTATCGTGTATGAACTTCCCGACAGCGGTGAATCCTTTCTCATCGAGGATCCCGGCCTTGGAATCCATCAGGCGAGAGAAGTGCAGAAACAGGTGAGGGATCTCCTCGCGCTGGAGAACGTCTGATCGGAGCGAGGGAAAGTAATGCCTCATTTACGGGGGAAAATAAGAGGAATATCCACGGATTTTTACGGATAACCACACGGATGGCCGCAGATGAAGCTTTCTTTTCATCTGTGAATATCCGTCATAATCCGTCCCGCTTAGCGGGATCCGTGGCCCACCTCTATAAGTGACCCCTTACAAGGGAACGGCCGTTTTTCTTCCTCATCATGCATTTTTTTGATATCATAAGACCTCGCCAGGTCACAGAGCATGTGCAAGATCCGTAGCACCATTTTCGATATTCGGCACGCGAGAGATGTGCAGGGACAGATAAAAGAACTTCTCGATCAGGAGAACGTGTAACCGGTGATATTAAATCATTGCCTTTAGCATTCAGCTTTTAACCTTCAGCTGTAGTTGCCTATGTACACGAAGTTCTATCACCTCAAGGAGCGGCCGTTTAATCTCACGCCGGACTCTCACTTCCTCTATTTCAGCACGCAGCACAGGGACGCGTTGGGGCATCTGCTCTACGGCATCAGGGAGCGCAAGGGCTTCATGCTCGTGAGCGGGGAGGTGGGGACAGGGAAGACGACGCTCTGCAGGACCCTGATCAAGGAGATCGAAAGAGAGGCCGAGGTCGGATTCATCCTCAACAGTTTCCTCTCCGCGAAAGAGCTGCTACGGGCGATCAACGAAGACCTCTGCTGCCACCGGGGGGCACAGTCGAATAAGGAGCTCGTTGACGAGCTCAATCGTTTTCTGCTCGATCAGCACGAGCGCGGGCGCACCGTCGTGGTCCTCATCGACGAGTGCCAGAACCTCGCGATGCCCGTGCTCGAACAGATACGGATGCTCTCCAACCTGGAGACTGAAAAGGAAAAGCTCATCCAGATTATCATGGTCGGCCAGCCGGAGCTGAGGGGAAAACTCGAGAGCGCTCACTTGAGGCAGCTGGCGCAGCGGATCAGCGTGACCTACCACCTACAGCCGCTCGATTATCGTGAGACCGTGAACTACATCCATCATCGCCTGAATGTCGCCTCCGGCGGCGATGGGAAAGACGGCTCGGGAGAAACGGGGAGGGGCGGCGTGCGATTTAGCCGGCCGGCGCTGAAACGGATATTCCTGTATTCGGAAGGCGTCCCGCGAAAAATAAATATCCTCTGCGATCGCGCGCTGCTCGTCGGGTATGTACGGAATAAAAATAGGATAACGGATGGAATGATCCGCCGGGCGATCGCTGAGATTCAGAAGCATCCGAGGGCGTCACGGGGGAGGAGGCGCTCCTCACGGCTGCCGCTTTTCTGGAAGGCAGCGGTTGCCGGGATCTGTGCGCTCGCTGTGTTCGGCCTCCTGTTTTATTACTCGATGGGCATGAGGCACGCGCTGGTTCCCGCGCAGGGCGCGGGCGCCGGGCACGCGCCGCGAATAAAACAGGCTGCCCCCGTTCAATCTGCGGTGGTCGCCGGAAACCAATGGCATCTCGCTCCCGTCCCCCCTCTCGAAAAGCCTGTTGCCGCTCCCAATACGGAGGCGGGGGCAGCGCTGCTCCTCGCAAAGTTATGGAATCGCGGGGAGGTCTCTCACGCCATGCCTCAGGGAGAGAGGGATCTGCATACCCTCGCGGGGAGGTGCGGTATGAAGGCCATCGGGTGCTGGGCTGATATTGATTTTCTGTCGCGAGCGAACCTCCCCTGCCTTGTGAGGGTGGCGGGAATTTCCGGTGAGGGGGAGATGCTTGTTGTTCTGAAATCCCTGCGAGAGGGCGTCGCAGGGCTGGCGCGCGGGAACGGCGCCGAGTTCTCTCTCAAAAATTCGGAGCTGGAGGCGCGGCTCCGGGGGAAGGCCACGTTCTTTTATCCCGTCAATGTGACACTCGCCGGCGCCCTTACCCCCGGTATGAACGGTCCTGCTGTCAGTGAACTCCAGGCCGGTCTCCGGGGAATGAATTTACTGACGGTTGACGAGGGCGGATGGTACGGCCCGCGCACCGCGGAAGCGGTCAGGCGTTTACAGGCGCGCTGTGGCCTCCCCCAGGATGGCGTGGCCGGCATCAATGAGAATATCCTGATCATGAGTGCGCGGGGGGGGAGAGATGTGCCGCGCCTTGCACCCCAGGCCTCACGGAGTTGAAGGCATGAGCACGATTCTGAAAGCGTTGAAAAAAGCGGAAGAGGGCATGGCAAAGAACACGTTGCCCGGGAAGATCCTTTCCGCAGATTCTGTTCCAGCTCCTGCGAGTGCGCGCGTATGGATGGGCGCGGCGATTCTTCTCTCCGCGCTTGTCCTTGTCACGGGGATCGCGTACTATCTTCAGCCGCGCGGGCGAGCCGTGGAGAGGGAGGATTCCTCCCCTCAGCCGGCCGCAGCCCCCACGGCGGCGCGGGCAGCCGGCATCTCCAGGGGAGGAGGCGAGCCGGAGGAGCCTGCGCTCCCCCCGCTTCATTTCTCAGGCGTGCTCTGGGATAAAACTGAACCGCTCGCCATTCTCAACGGCAGGCCGCTGACCGTGGGCGGCGAGATTGATGGCGCCAGGGTGGTGAAGATTGGCCTCGACGGTGTGCGGCTCCGCTATCGGGGAAGGGAGTACACGCTCAGCGTGGAGTAGGCGTGGGAGATCAGATGGCGGGATTCGGACAACGAAACAGAATTGAGGCCATCGCGTCGGGATGTATCCTTATCGCTCTCTCGTGCGTGGCGCTCATTGGGCCTCAGCAGTCGGCGGGTGGAGAGGGTGGGCAGCCTCCGGAGCTGTCGCGTGCCGAGCGCAAGGCCCGCACGGTGCTTGATATGGCGGCCCTCGGGCGCGATCTGTTCAAAAAAAAGGAATACCGGCGCGCGGCGATTGAATTCGAGAAGGTGTTGCAGATTGACCCTTCGAATTCAGCCGCGGAGGAGTATCTGAAGCTATGCGAGAAAAGATTGGAAGGGCAATGAATGTCTCCCGTATGGGAGTTGTGCTCATGGCGCTGCTCATGGTGAGCAGCGCGGCGGTTAAGCTCTTTGCGGCGGAGGAGCAGCCTGAACAGTCGGCCGAGTTCTACCTCCGGCTCGGCAATGCGTTCATGGAGAGCGGGCAATATGACAAGGCGCTCACGATGTTTACCAAAGCCCAGTCGCTCGCTCCCGGGACCGATCTCAAGGAGCGTGTCGCCGCCGCGCACCGCGGCTTCGCCGGTGTGTGCATCGAGAAGGGCGATTACCGCAGCGCCGTGGACCACTACGAGAGCGCGAAGAAGCTCGACCCCAAGGTGGATGTGCTCTCCACGCTGGAGGAGGCGTATCGCAAGCTTGGAGCCCGCTACATGGAGGAGGGGAATATTTCCGGAGTGATCTCGATCACGGAGAAGGCACTGGCGATTTCCCCCGGGTCCCCCGAGACACGCAGATTGAGGGGAGAGGCGCTCATCAAGAAGGGGAACCTCGAGGGCGCGCTCGGTGAGTTCACGGAGCTGGTCAAGATCGTACCGAAGGATACCGAGGCGCAGATGAGGGTCGGGTTCATCAATGAGAAACTGGGCAAAGGGAAGCGGGCGGTTGAGGTATATATCTCGGTCATAGAGGGGAATCCTCAGTTCGTCCCCGCGTATATAGCGCTCGGTGAGTACTATGAGAAGAGGGGCAATCTCGCGAAGTCCGCGGAGGTATATCGAAGGGGCATAGAGAAAGCACCTGCCGAGGCGTCGCTCCATACCAACCTCGCGTGGGTTCATATCAGTGATGGAAATTATCTGGATGCGCACAAGGAGTGCCAGACGTCCCTCGGCCTGGATGCCGACAATGCCTATGTGTATAACTACCTGGGCTTGATTTTCATGCACATCAACCGGTTTCCCGATGCGCAGGAGTCATTTGAAAAAGCGATCGCGTTGAAAGCTGATTACCCCGGCGCGAAGCTCAATCTGGCATTTCTCTACGGGGCCATGGGCCGCAACGAGGATGCGATCAAGGAGTATAAAGAGATACTTGAGAAAGATCAGAACAATGCCGAGGCTCACTACAATGCGGGAATCAACTACAAGAAGCAGGGCCGGTTTGTACTGGCGCGGTACCACCTGGAGCGCGCGGCAAAACTCTACGGATATGATTCCTCACTCGGGCGGAGAGCCCTCGAGAGGCTGAAGAAACAGGAGTAGCGCGGCAGGAATCCAGATGGCGTACATGCGGGCGTGGGCTTTCCTGCATATCACCACGCAGCCGAGACTTAAGTCTCGGCTGCGAAAAAAAGTAGCCCTGCCCTGTGAGAGATCGATCCGACACTTCAGTGTCGGCTCCTTAATTCAATGTCTAGGAATTTCAATGTTTTATAAGTTGCCCCGCCTTGCGGGGCCTAATTTACGTAAAATTTCACACGTTGGAATTCATTGACGGGATTCAGAGACGTATGAACAAGGGCAGGAAAAGAGCGGGGGGCCTTACGGTCCCCCGTGAAGTATAGATTGAGAATCGGCCGGCGATGAGCGCGTCAATCGGCCATTATCGGTGACCCCGTTCTTTCGCCCGGCTTATCGTCCTTCCCTCTCTTGAAGTCCGGGCGGGACGGCTTTTCCTGTCTCATCCCTTCCTGGGAAGGCTTCTGGGCGCTCACTGAGCACTTGCCGACAATGTTCACACCCTCGGCGATGGTGAGGCGGGCCGCCTGGATATCGCCGAACATCTTCGCGGTGGCCCTGAGCTCGATCTTGTCATCGCAGGTGACGTTCCCCTCAATTTTGCCTTCGACGATGAGATTACCCACGTGGATTTCGGCCTTTACCGCACCGGTTTTGCCGACGAAGAGCGTCCCCTGAGAGTCAATCTCACCTTCAAAAGTGCCGTCTATCCTCAGTGAATCCTTGAACTTGAGGGAGCCCTTGAACTCCGCATCGGGGCTGATCACAGTCTCTTTAACCTCACTGTGAGATATCGGCTGCTGAAGCTTATCCTGGATGACCATCTTCTGTCCCTCCTCCCGGCTTGGGTAATTTGGAATGCTTGTGCTCGCTCCATTTGCGCCAAGCCTCCTCAAGATGTTGCTCATGAACCTCCTCCTCCCGCGGTTTTTTCACCGCCACGGTGTATGCAGTTTCTCAACTTATTGAAAGCATTTAACCAGATTGCTCCACGGTTGTCAATGCCGAAAAACCCGCAACTGTAATGCCCCAGATAGGGTGTAGAACAAAGTTGTTCGCCACTGATTCTCACGCCTGCCTGC encodes:
- a CDS encoding polymer-forming cytoskeletal protein — encoded protein: MSNILRRLGANGASTSIPNYPSREEGQKMVIQDKLQQPISHSEVKETVISPDAEFKGSLKFKDSLRIDGTFEGEIDSQGTLFVGKTGAVKAEIHVGNLIVEGKIEGNVTCDDKIELRATAKMFGDIQAARLTIAEGVNIVGKCSVSAQKPSQEGMRQEKPSRPDFKRGKDDKPGERTGSPIMAD
- a CDS encoding AAA family ATPase, with product MYTKFYHLKERPFNLTPDSHFLYFSTQHRDALGHLLYGIRERKGFMLVSGEVGTGKTTLCRTLIKEIEREAEVGFILNSFLSAKELLRAINEDLCCHRGAQSNKELVDELNRFLLDQHERGRTVVVLIDECQNLAMPVLEQIRMLSNLETEKEKLIQIIMVGQPELRGKLESAHLRQLAQRISVTYHLQPLDYRETVNYIHHRLNVASGGDGKDGSGETGRGGVRFSRPALKRIFLYSEGVPRKINILCDRALLVGYVRNKNRITDGMIRRAIAEIQKHPRASRGRRRSSRLPLFWKAAVAGICALAVFGLLFYYSMGMRHALVPAQGAGAGHAPRIKQAAPVQSAVVAGNQWHLAPVPPLEKPVAAPNTEAGAALLLAKLWNRGEVSHAMPQGERDLHTLAGRCGMKAIGCWADIDFLSRANLPCLVRVAGISGEGEMLVVLKSLREGVAGLARGNGAEFSLKNSELEARLRGKATFFYPVNVTLAGALTPGMNGPAVSELQAGLRGMNLLTVDEGGWYGPRTAEAVRRLQARCGLPQDGVAGINENILIMSARGGRDVPRLAPQASRS
- a CDS encoding MogA/MoaB family molybdenum cofactor biosynthesis protein, whose protein sequence is MRSRREGGGNASAIRVGVVVVSDKAAAGLRRDGCVGALEKVLPPADAAIAAHTIVPDEIGAIQEAVQQMTDGEGLDVVLTAGGTGIGPRDVTPEAILPLIDRAIPGIAELMRRQGFEMTPNAILSRSVAGTRGRALLIALPGSPRGAAECLSSVWPAIPHALALLRGEATECARKVKSQKQKGKTKS
- the moaC gene encoding cyclic pyranopterin monophosphate synthase MoaC is translated as MRKRTRAASRELSHVDREGRVSMVDISRKSDTFREAVARGRVTLAPHTLSLITRDKIPKGNVFNTARLAGIMAAKRVDCVIPLCHSLCLTHISIGFETRVRNRRARIDIEAAARLVGKTGVEMEVLAAVSVAALTIYDMCKTVDKSMKISEIRLVSKTGGRSDKTRNSKPETRNKLKITNQKY
- the rplQ gene encoding 50S ribosomal protein L17 yields the protein MRHRKESLKLNRTPAHMRAMLANAVSSLIKLERLQTTEGRARAVCRLTEKMVTLAKRGGLHRRRRATSLIHDRGAVAKLFKELGPRYAQRSGGYTRIVKASFRRGDGAPMAICELVDTTKPVRVRKPKKEEGRKPKT
- a CDS encoding MOSC domain-containing protein, translated to MGHIKSINISTTKGGPKSPVSQAMLIVDRGIEGDAHSGPGEKQVSLLAWERTLAMRAKGAAIWYGSFGENITTVGIDLRSLRVGDRLKLGEHGIVEVTELGKKCPAPCAIFRKVGSCIMPEEGVFSRVTRGGVIRVADSVDLVPP
- a CDS encoding tetratricopeptide repeat protein, translating into MREKIGRAMNVSRMGVVLMALLMVSSAAVKLFAAEEQPEQSAEFYLRLGNAFMESGQYDKALTMFTKAQSLAPGTDLKERVAAAHRGFAGVCIEKGDYRSAVDHYESAKKLDPKVDVLSTLEEAYRKLGARYMEEGNISGVISITEKALAISPGSPETRRLRGEALIKKGNLEGALGEFTELVKIVPKDTEAQMRVGFINEKLGKGKRAVEVYISVIEGNPQFVPAYIALGEYYEKRGNLAKSAEVYRRGIEKAPAEASLHTNLAWVHISDGNYLDAHKECQTSLGLDADNAYVYNYLGLIFMHINRFPDAQESFEKAIALKADYPGAKLNLAFLYGAMGRNEDAIKEYKEILEKDQNNAEAHYNAGINYKKQGRFVLARYHLERAAKLYGYDSSLGRRALERLKKQE
- a CDS encoding DUF1844 domain-containing protein, coding for MKNTNDAIHEARFLSLVLSLYNSAWIAMGKIASPVTGKVEKDLEAARGSIDLLETLKVKTKGNVSLEEDRILVNCLNTLQLNFVEESSRREEKPAAEETASSRDEDAKPPPEDKVPQG